A genomic segment from Chitinophagaceae bacterium encodes:
- a CDS encoding hemerythrin domain-containing protein encodes MNNIFENNDNKKTDYIKRFVEKDAAVEQVYSPMDPPGAYKPQGIEPVPYEYLHPVMQLFMNEHKTTLAQTDQLEQTLIQIKTEGISREKNKKLGEFFAYLDDKIVLHNLKEERILFPFIHDRMIDNGEHGTGPIPDTAVDMLENDHIKIMELSTLVFSLMGITSRITDPVSRAVLMDTAVEQGLSLVELLRLHIFREDNVVFPLAHKYLTEGDYEKISNKMKKYFSIELLVKAQ; translated from the coding sequence ATGAATAATATTTTTGAAAATAACGACAATAAAAAAACAGATTACATTAAAAGATTTGTAGAAAAAGATGCTGCAGTTGAACAGGTATATTCTCCAATGGATCCGCCAGGCGCTTATAAGCCACAGGGTATTGAGCCGGTTCCTTATGAATACCTGCATCCTGTAATGCAATTATTTATGAACGAGCATAAAACTACGCTTGCACAAACAGATCAACTAGAGCAAACATTAATTCAAATTAAAACAGAAGGCATCAGCCGTGAAAAAAATAAAAAGCTGGGTGAATTTTTTGCTTATTTGGATGATAAAATTGTGCTGCATAATTTAAAAGAAGAGCGCATATTATTTCCATTTATACACGACAGAATGATTGACAACGGCGAACATGGCACTGGACCAATACCAGATACGGCTGTAGATATGCTGGAGAACGACCACATTAAAATTATGGAATTGTCTACCCTGGTTTTTAGCCTTATGGGAATTACTTCCCGCATTACCGATCCGGTTTCCAGGGCAGTTTTGATGGATACAGCTGTAGAACAGGGCCTTTCGCTGGTTGAATTGCTGCGCCTGCATATTTTTAGGGAAGACAATGTGGTTTTTCCCCTGGCGCATAAATATTTAACCGAAGGCGATTATGAAAAAATTTCTAATAAAATGAAAAAATATTTTTCTATTGAGCTGCTGGTAAAAGCCCAATGA
- a CDS encoding molybdopterin-dependent oxidoreductase translates to MNNFKHCSFIFFATVIFTGCYQSTSKDSSSIKSASHISHKEVAAKGFNVENEGACLLPIAPGDTFKYISKVLEVKGDVENTLNLTVDSLKRMKLVTLNNLNVVCLSGATSSAKATRKAVLLKDILEKAVIVQQNHKDRNLIIVARATDNYKATFSWAEIFNNPTGDNTFVIFEEDGKPIASHGEMKLICANDIKTGPRQVIWLKSIEITRVN, encoded by the coding sequence ATGAATAATTTTAAGCATTGCAGCTTCATCTTTTTTGCAACAGTAATTTTTACCGGTTGTTATCAATCAACTAGTAAGGATAGTTCATCAATAAAGTCAGCTTCCCATATAAGCCATAAAGAAGTAGCGGCAAAAGGTTTCAATGTTGAGAATGAAGGAGCCTGTTTGCTGCCCATTGCGCCTGGGGATACTTTTAAGTACATCAGTAAAGTTTTAGAAGTAAAAGGAGATGTGGAAAATACCTTAAATCTTACCGTAGATTCTTTAAAAAGAATGAAATTGGTTACTTTAAATAATTTGAATGTGGTTTGCCTGTCTGGCGCTACAAGCAGCGCAAAAGCAACGAGAAAAGCTGTGCTGCTAAAAGATATACTTGAAAAAGCTGTGATAGTGCAGCAAAACCATAAAGACCGTAATTTAATAATTGTTGCAAGGGCTACAGATAATTATAAAGCAACATTTTCCTGGGCAGAAATATTTAATAACCCAACCGGTGATAATACCTTTGTTATTTTCGAAGAAGATGGTAAACCAATAGCATCACATGGAGAAATGAAATTAATTTGTGCCAATGATATTAAAACCGGGCCAAGGCAGGTAATTTGGTTAAAGAGTATTGAAATTACCAGGGTTAATTAA
- the narI gene encoding respiratory nitrate reductase subunit gamma, whose amino-acid sequence MNYIDNFILIVLPYLALATFLIGSIYRYRSRKFQVSSLSSQFLEGRKLFYGSVPFHWGVLFIFCGHLIAFLVPRTVLAWNSQPVRLLILEISAFIFGISMLVGLVNLFIRRYTTPRLYPVTNKMDFVVYVLLILQTFTGLWIAYNFRWGSSWFSTLLSPYLNSIFKLNPDITAVVLLPWTVKLHIAGAFIIIGILPFSRLIHMLVLPLNYIWRPYQQVMWYWDRKKVRNRKTPWSLQRPKNT is encoded by the coding sequence ATGAATTACATTGATAATTTTATTTTAATAGTACTGCCTTACCTTGCCCTGGCCACTTTTTTAATTGGTTCTATTTACCGTTACAGGAGCAGGAAGTTCCAGGTATCTTCTTTGTCATCTCAGTTCCTGGAAGGCAGAAAATTATTTTATGGCTCAGTTCCGTTTCACTGGGGTGTGTTATTTATTTTTTGTGGTCATCTTATAGCTTTTCTTGTTCCAAGAACAGTACTTGCATGGAACAGCCAACCGGTTCGCCTCTTAATACTTGAAATATCAGCATTTATTTTTGGTATTAGTATGCTTGTAGGCCTTGTAAATCTTTTTATACGGCGATATACCACACCAAGGCTTTACCCGGTTACTAATAAAATGGATTTTGTGGTTTATGTGTTATTAATTTTGCAAACCTTTACCGGATTGTGGATTGCTTATAATTTCCGCTGGGGTTCATCCTGGTTTTCAACATTACTTAGCCCTTATTTAAATTCTATTTTTAAACTAAACCCAGATATTACTGCTGTAGTTTTATTACCGTGGACGGTTAAATTACATATTGCCGGTGCATTTATCATTATTGGTATCCTTCCTTTTTCAAGGCTTATTCACATGCTGGTACTTCCTTTAAATTATATATGGCGCCCCTACCAGCAGGTTATGTGGTATTGGGATAGAAAGAAAGTTCGCAACCGTAAAACGCCCTGGTCGTTGCAGCGCCCAAAAAATACTTAA
- a CDS encoding SDR family oxidoreductase, whose translation MKILLTGANGYIGMRLLPVLVESGHEVTCVVRDVNRFKPSQDLLDKVEIIEFDFLKPENAVQSFNHRQFDVAYYLIHSLADTSNTLKEYELRAAGCFVLVALLTKVQQIIYLGGISNDEFLSSHLTARKVVKDVIIKSGIPYTIFEAGIIVGSGSISFEIIRDLTEKLPIMIVPRWLNSKCQPIAIRNVIYYLQNCVMNEKSFFKTFEIGGPDVLTYKQMLLGFAKERGYKRLIFTLPVLFPGLSVYWLNLTTSANFTIARQLVKSMKNDVICKEFSIKEIIPQYLIPYDEALKMAFARIEQNMVVSSWTDSASSSLTRLDVSQYIEVPVNGCFKDRKWTEISKDQIEVVANRFFSIGGEHGWYYADMLWRIRGILDKIMGGVGLSRGRRSKVDIEAGDTIDFWRVILADRKNHRLLLFAEMKLPGEAWLEFAIVTNESRSILKQTATFRPKGIMGRNYWYAMLPFHFFIFRNMLKRIAGKK comes from the coding sequence ATGAAAATCCTGCTTACCGGTGCAAATGGATATATTGGCATGAGGTTATTGCCCGTTCTTGTAGAATCGGGGCATGAGGTTACCTGTGTAGTAAGGGATGTTAATAGGTTTAAACCTTCGCAGGATTTACTGGATAAAGTAGAAATTATAGAATTTGATTTTTTAAAGCCGGAAAATGCCGTGCAAAGTTTTAATCACAGGCAGTTTGATGTAGCCTATTATTTAATTCATTCGCTGGCCGATACATCCAATACACTTAAAGAATATGAATTAAGGGCTGCTGGTTGTTTTGTGCTGGTAGCGCTACTCACTAAAGTGCAACAAATTATTTACCTGGGTGGAATTAGCAACGATGAATTTCTATCCAGCCATCTTACGGCACGCAAAGTTGTGAAAGATGTAATTATAAAATCAGGCATCCCATATACCATTTTTGAAGCGGGCATAATTGTTGGCTCGGGCAGTATTTCGTTTGAAATTATTCGTGACCTTACCGAAAAATTACCCATAATGATTGTGCCACGCTGGCTCAATTCCAAATGCCAGCCCATTGCCATTCGCAATGTAATTTATTACCTGCAAAACTGTGTAATGAATGAAAAATCTTTTTTTAAGACTTTTGAAATAGGCGGTCCCGATGTATTAACTTATAAGCAAATGCTACTGGGTTTTGCAAAAGAAAGAGGGTACAAAAGATTAATTTTTACTTTGCCGGTGCTTTTTCCAGGCTTATCTGTTTACTGGCTCAACCTTACTACCTCTGCCAATTTTACTATTGCCCGGCAATTGGTAAAAAGTATGAAAAACGATGTGATATGCAAAGAGTTTTCTATAAAGGAAATAATTCCGCAATATCTTATTCCTTACGATGAGGCATTGAAAATGGCATTTGCAAGAATAGAGCAAAATATGGTGGTATCCAGTTGGACAGATTCTGCATCAAGCAGCCTAACACGCCTTGATGTGAGCCAATATATTGAAGTGCCCGTTAATGGATGTTTTAAAGACAGGAAATGGACAGAAATTTCTAAAGACCAGATTGAAGTTGTGGCCAACCGTTTTTTTAGTATAGGCGGTGAACATGGATGGTATTATGCGGATATGCTATGGCGCATAAGGGGGATTCTTGATAAAATTATGGGCGGAGTAGGGTTGAGCCGTGGCCGAAGGAGCAAGGTAGATATTGAAGCTGGTGATACCATAGATTTTTGGAGGGTAATTTTAGCCGATCGCAAAAATCACCGGCTGCTCTTATTTGCCGAAATGAAATTGCCCGGCGAAGCATGGCTAGAATTTGCCATCGTTACCAACGAAAGCCGCTCTATACTTAAGCAAACAGCAACCTTTCGTCCCAAAGGTATTATGGGAAGAAATTACTGGTATGCCATGCTGCCTTTTCATTTTTTCATTTTTAGAAATATGCTTAAGCGCATAGCAGGAAAAAAGTAG
- the narH gene encoding nitrate reductase subunit beta, translating to MDVRSQIAMVFHLDKCIGCHTCSIACKNIWTDRKGAEYMWWNNVETKPGTGYPTKWEDQGIYKGGWEKKRNGSIDLKGAGKRRGLTNIFYNPNLPVIDDYYEPFTYKYLDLIESPEGEDQPTARPVSLITGEPIDIKMGPNWDDDLSGTPDYARNDPNLHNISEEEKEVMFQLEKMALFYLPRICNHCLNPACVASCPSGAIYKRGEDGVVLINQEVCRAWRMCVTACPYKKSYYNWHTGKSEKCILCYPRIEAGLAPACMHSCVGRIRYLGVLLYDASRIEEAASADDNNLINSQLDIILDPFDEQVIKAAKKNGVADSTIHSAQNSPIYKFVKEWKLALPLHPEFRTLPMLFYVPPLLPVMATVKKTDNSEQQDKMHPIAKKWEDNWLYDTSTKELWGTLDQIRFPLKYIANLFSAGDEELIKEKWKKLMAVRIHRRKVTVGDISDEKVEETLKDAGMTAEEADAIYALTSLPKFEERFVIPAAHREQAIEMMDFTGDTKGDAGFGFKKPVQRGI from the coding sequence ATGGACGTACGATCACAAATAGCAATGGTTTTTCATTTAGATAAATGTATTGGCTGCCATACCTGCTCTATTGCCTGTAAAAATATTTGGACCGACCGAAAAGGCGCCGAGTATATGTGGTGGAATAATGTAGAAACAAAACCCGGCACCGGATATCCTACCAAGTGGGAAGATCAGGGGATTTATAAAGGCGGCTGGGAAAAAAAAAGAAATGGAAGTATAGATTTAAAAGGCGCCGGTAAAAGACGTGGCCTCACCAATATTTTTTATAACCCCAACCTGCCGGTAATTGATGATTATTACGAGCCTTTTACTTATAAATATTTAGACCTCATTGAATCGCCCGAAGGAGAAGACCAGCCAACAGCAAGGCCGGTATCATTAATAACAGGCGAACCTATTGATATAAAAATGGGACCAAACTGGGACGATGACCTTAGCGGCACACCCGATTATGCCCGTAACGATCCGAATTTGCACAACATTTCCGAAGAAGAAAAGGAAGTGATGTTTCAACTGGAAAAAATGGCACTGTTTTATCTTCCCAGAATTTGCAACCATTGCCTCAACCCGGCATGTGTTGCCTCTTGCCCGTCAGGCGCAATTTATAAACGAGGGGAAGATGGTGTGGTACTTATTAACCAGGAAGTATGCCGTGCATGGAGAATGTGCGTTACCGCCTGCCCTTATAAAAAATCTTATTACAACTGGCATACCGGCAAATCAGAAAAATGTATTCTCTGTTATCCTCGTATAGAAGCCGGGCTGGCGCCTGCATGTATGCATTCCTGCGTAGGCCGCATTAGGTATTTGGGTGTGTTGCTTTATGATGCTTCCCGTATTGAAGAAGCAGCCAGTGCAGATGATAATAATTTAATTAACAGCCAGCTGGATATTATTTTAGATCCATTTGATGAGCAGGTAATTAAAGCAGCAAAGAAAAACGGTGTAGCCGATTCAACAATCCACTCTGCTCAAAATTCTCCTATTTACAAATTTGTAAAAGAATGGAAACTGGCTTTGCCGTTGCATCCTGAGTTCCGCACCCTGCCTATGTTGTTTTATGTGCCACCATTGTTGCCCGTAATGGCTACAGTGAAAAAAACTGATAACAGTGAGCAACAGGATAAAATGCATCCCATTGCCAAAAAATGGGAAGACAACTGGCTGTACGACACCAGCACCAAAGAATTATGGGGAACCCTGGATCAAATACGTTTTCCATTAAAATATATTGCCAACTTATTTAGTGCAGGCGATGAAGAACTCATAAAAGAAAAATGGAAAAAATTAATGGCAGTACGCATTCACCGCAGGAAAGTAACGGTGGGTGATATAAGCGATGAAAAAGTGGAAGAAACATTAAAAGATGCAGGCATGACCGCAGAAGAAGCAGATGCAATTTATGCGCTCACTTCACTTCCAAAATTTGAAGAAAGATTTGTGATTCCTGCTGCCCACAGGGAACAGGCAATAGAAATGATGGATTTTACCGGCGATACAAAAGGAGATGCAGGATTTGGATTTAAAAAACCGGTGCAACGTGGCATCTAA
- a CDS encoding molybdopterin molybdotransferase MoeA, protein MISVAEAKRKIIENCPAPKIIQVPLAGAGGFVLAENLFAPMDAPHYNQSAMDGYAFAYNDWDRKSGLDVIGEVQAGNTFKAGIKPMQALRIFTGAAVPPSADTVVIQENVQREDNVIFIKDPNLLKGNNVRIAGSQTKKADLVLQKGHLLTPASIALLAGLGISYVHVFSLPSVSIIATGKELLKHGECLVEGKIYESNSFGLNAVLHQMGIFPSSIQIVDDNETEICRAINNQLHVDILLITGGVSVGDYDFVIAALKKCAVKTIFHKVKQKPGKPLFFGTCNQSLVFGLPGNPASVLTCFYEYVAEAIKCYTQNQFFNISWMPLSKSFSKKAGLTFFLKGKIFHNKIEILDSQESYKMNSFALADGIIELEEPKEKFEQNEMVRVRVFV, encoded by the coding sequence ATGATTTCCGTTGCTGAAGCAAAGAGAAAAATAATTGAAAATTGTCCCGCTCCAAAAATCATACAAGTTCCATTAGCAGGAGCCGGGGGATTTGTATTGGCCGAAAATTTATTTGCACCCATGGATGCCCCTCATTATAATCAGTCGGCAATGGATGGTTATGCATTTGCTTATAATGATTGGGATAGAAAATCGGGATTGGATGTAATTGGCGAAGTGCAGGCTGGCAATACGTTTAAAGCCGGTATAAAACCTATGCAGGCGCTCCGTATTTTTACCGGTGCTGCTGTTCCTCCCAGTGCCGATACCGTAGTAATTCAGGAAAATGTGCAAAGAGAGGATAATGTAATTTTTATAAAAGATCCAAATTTGCTTAAAGGTAATAATGTAAGGATTGCCGGCTCACAAACTAAAAAAGCAGATTTGGTTTTGCAAAAAGGCCATTTACTTACCCCGGCATCTATTGCTTTGCTTGCAGGCTTGGGTATTAGTTATGTACATGTTTTTTCATTGCCTTCTGTAAGTATTATTGCAACGGGTAAAGAATTATTAAAGCACGGAGAATGCCTGGTTGAAGGAAAAATATATGAGTCAAATTCTTTTGGCCTTAATGCTGTATTGCATCAAATGGGTATTTTCCCATCTTCAATTCAAATTGTTGACGATAATGAAACAGAAATATGCAGGGCAATAAATAACCAACTCCATGTTGATATTTTATTAATTACCGGTGGCGTATCTGTGGGTGATTATGATTTTGTAATTGCTGCACTTAAAAAATGTGCTGTAAAAACAATATTTCATAAAGTAAAACAAAAACCGGGGAAGCCATTATTTTTTGGCACCTGCAATCAATCCCTGGTGTTTGGCCTGCCGGGCAACCCGGCTTCGGTACTTACCTGCTTTTATGAGTATGTCGCAGAAGCTATAAAATGTTATACCCAAAATCAATTTTTTAATATTTCCTGGATGCCATTGAGCAAAAGTTTTTCTAAAAAAGCAGGGTTAACTTTTTTTCTTAAAGGAAAAATTTTCCATAACAAAATTGAAATTTTAGATAGCCAGGAAAGTTATAAAATGAATTCTTTTGCTTTAGCAGATGGCATTATTGAATTGGAAGAACCAAAAGAGAAATTTGAGCAAAATGAGATGGTTAGAGTCAGGGTTTTTGTATGA
- a CDS encoding MFS transporter — translation MSNPSVKLSWRILLLSTLAFMICFSAWMINGVLVTFLVEQGVFKWSPIQIGWLLGIPVLVGSIFRLPVGILTDKYGGRWIMTIILVFSAIPMFFLSHANSFLSFILLSFGFGLAGTSFAAGVAYSSLWFPKEQQGTALGIFGAGNVGAALTTFFAPSILNNLTNYGANIEGWRSLPKLYAALLLVTAIIFLLATKNKLPAASKTMLQRLLPLKETRVWRFGLYYFFVFGGFVALSQWLIPYYVNVYSLTIVAAGFMAAAFSLPAGLFRAAGGWLSDKVGARMVLLWILGISLVCMVFLFIPRMEIQAPGQGVMAGKSGTVRSVNANEIIVGNDTYLLQSKAGNSSEVAIRFGIHHDKEGFLFLPTTTYHQEPKVRVGDEVTKGDLLAKGVTLIYFQANKWIFSVLVFIIGIMMGLGGAAVFKHISDYYPSNIGTVGGIVGVLGGLGGFFGPLVFGYLLKSTGIWTSCWMFLAVLVVICIVLQRTAIRAVTKKSSAI, via the coding sequence ATGAGTAATCCATCTGTAAAATTATCCTGGCGCATACTCTTATTGAGTACACTTGCATTTATGATTTGCTTTTCGGCCTGGATGATAAATGGTGTGCTGGTTACTTTTCTTGTAGAGCAGGGCGTATTTAAATGGAGCCCAATACAAATTGGCTGGTTGCTGGGTATCCCTGTTTTGGTAGGTTCTATATTCCGGCTCCCGGTAGGTATTCTTACAGATAAATATGGCGGCCGTTGGATAATGACAATTATCCTTGTTTTTAGTGCCATACCGATGTTTTTTTTATCCCATGCAAATAGTTTTTTATCATTTATTTTATTGAGTTTTGGGTTTGGCCTGGCCGGTACATCATTTGCAGCTGGTGTGGCTTATAGCAGTTTATGGTTTCCAAAAGAACAACAAGGAACTGCCTTAGGGATTTTTGGTGCCGGAAATGTAGGAGCAGCCTTAACTACTTTTTTTGCACCCTCCATTTTAAATAATCTCACAAATTATGGAGCAAATATTGAAGGCTGGCGCTCTTTACCTAAATTATACGCAGCTTTATTACTTGTAACTGCAATTATTTTTTTACTGGCTACAAAAAATAAATTACCGGCTGCATCCAAAACTATGCTTCAGCGGTTATTGCCATTAAAAGAAACCAGGGTTTGGCGTTTTGGCCTTTATTATTTCTTTGTATTTGGTGGTTTTGTTGCTTTGTCTCAATGGCTGATACCCTACTATGTAAATGTATATTCTTTAACGATTGTTGCAGCTGGTTTTATGGCTGCCGCTTTTAGCTTGCCTGCAGGATTGTTTAGGGCTGCAGGCGGCTGGCTTTCCGATAAAGTAGGTGCAAGAATGGTGTTGTTATGGATATTAGGTATAAGCCTGGTTTGCATGGTTTTTTTATTTATTCCCCGAATGGAAATACAAGCTCCGGGGCAGGGTGTTATGGCCGGTAAATCTGGTACGGTACGCTCAGTAAACGCAAATGAAATTATTGTAGGTAACGACACTTATTTACTGCAAAGCAAAGCAGGTAACTCTTCCGAAGTGGCCATACGATTTGGCATTCATCACGATAAAGAAGGTTTTTTATTCCTGCCCACTACAACGTATCATCAGGAACCTAAAGTAAGAGTAGGAGATGAAGTAACAAAAGGGGATTTATTGGCCAAAGGTGTAACCCTTATTTATTTCCAGGCAAACAAATGGATTTTTTCTGTGTTGGTTTTTATTATTGGAATTATGATGGGCCTTGGCGGCGCAGCAGTATTTAAACATATATCAGATTATTACCCTTCCAATATTGGAACCGTTGGTGGCATTGTTGGTGTATTAGGCGGCCTTGGTGGTTTCTTTGGCCCATTGGTATTTGGATACCTGTTGAAATCTACTGGTATATGGACCTCCTGCTGGATGTTTCTTGCTGTGCTGGTAGTAATTTGTATTGTGTTGCAACGTACAGCAATAAGGGCTGTTACTAAAAAATCTTCTGCTATATAG
- the moaA gene encoding GTP 3',8-cyclase MoaA: protein MLKDKFNRVHNYLRISLTDKCNLRCTYCNPVDLPKGYFSQFTKMLPQEMEQIATEFVQQGINKIRLTGGEPLVRKDAGDIILRLSKLPVELAITTNGVYVHEFLNAFKKAGMRSVNVSLDSLKSSRNLLITGRDVFDQVTQNIKLLLKNNFHVKINVVVMRNINDDEILDFVAWTKEQPVHVRFIEFMPFTGNHWSNEKVFSYKEILDRVSEKFTYSKLHHEKHDTAMKFRVNGHCGTFAIISTMSQPFCSGCNRLRLTTDGKMKNCLFSKSEVDILSALRNGEDILPLIKQCVWEKEEALGGQFTSINGKPEVAEIINRSMIHIGG, encoded by the coding sequence ATGCTTAAAGATAAATTTAACCGTGTACATAACTACCTAAGAATTTCACTTACTGATAAGTGTAATTTACGTTGCACCTATTGCAACCCGGTTGATTTGCCCAAAGGATATTTTTCTCAATTTACCAAAATGCTGCCTCAGGAAATGGAGCAAATTGCAACAGAGTTTGTTCAGCAGGGCATTAATAAAATACGCCTTACGGGTGGTGAGCCATTGGTGAGGAAAGATGCAGGAGATATTATCCTCCGTTTATCAAAACTGCCTGTAGAGCTGGCTATTACTACCAATGGTGTGTATGTTCATGAATTTTTAAACGCTTTTAAAAAAGCAGGGATGCGATCTGTAAACGTGAGCCTCGATTCTTTAAAAAGCAGCCGTAACCTCCTTATTACCGGCAGGGATGTTTTTGATCAGGTTACGCAAAATATAAAATTGCTTTTAAAAAATAATTTTCATGTAAAGATTAACGTGGTGGTAATGAGAAATATTAATGATGATGAAATTTTGGATTTTGTTGCCTGGACAAAAGAACAGCCGGTTCATGTGCGCTTTATTGAATTTATGCCCTTTACCGGCAACCATTGGAGCAACGAAAAAGTGTTTTCCTATAAAGAAATATTAGATAGAGTTTCTGAAAAATTTACTTATAGTAAATTGCATCATGAAAAGCACGATACTGCAATGAAATTTCGTGTAAATGGCCACTGTGGCACTTTTGCCATTATCAGCACCATGAGCCAGCCCTTTTGCAGCGGCTGCAACCGTTTGAGGTTAACAACAGACGGAAAAATGAAAAACTGTCTCTTTTCCAAAAGCGAGGTGGATATTTTAAGTGCATTAAGAAATGGGGAAGATATACTGCCATTAATCAAGCAATGTGTTTGGGAAAAGGAAGAAGCACTTGGCGGCCAGTTTACGTCAATAAATGGCAAGCCCGAAGTAGCTGAAATTATTAACAGGAGCATGATCCATATTGGCGGATAA
- a CDS encoding sulfite exporter TauE/SafE family protein: protein MDLETINVLFFSLLFFVAFMYSSVGHGGASGYLALMAFFSFAPEVMRPTALLLNIFVSLTAFIQYYRGGHFSWKLFLPFAVASVPAAFLGGLINIDAGLYKTILGILLLFSVIRLIGLKFNNIEKFKKQNLVWSLIIGAAIGVISGIIGIGGGIILSPVILLLHWGNLKQTAAVSALFILVNSISGMAGLITRGVQMSHNMTWMIVVAFAGGLLGSYFGAMKAGNFFLKTLLAFVLLLASVKLLFT, encoded by the coding sequence ATGGATTTAGAAACCATAAACGTTCTTTTTTTTTCTTTGCTTTTTTTTGTGGCCTTTATGTATTCTTCTGTAGGGCATGGTGGAGCAAGCGGGTATTTGGCATTAATGGCTTTTTTTTCCTTTGCGCCTGAGGTAATGCGTCCTACTGCTTTGCTCCTGAATATTTTTGTTTCACTTACAGCCTTTATTCAGTATTACCGTGGTGGGCATTTTAGCTGGAAGTTGTTTTTGCCCTTTGCTGTAGCTTCGGTTCCTGCTGCTTTTTTAGGCGGGTTAATAAATATAGATGCAGGGTTGTATAAAACTATTTTAGGGATATTACTCCTGTTTTCTGTTATAAGGTTAATTGGCTTGAAATTTAATAATATCGAAAAATTTAAAAAGCAAAACCTGGTATGGTCATTAATTATTGGTGCTGCTATTGGGGTAATATCAGGGATAATAGGCATTGGCGGCGGAATAATTTTAAGCCCGGTGATATTGTTATTACATTGGGGCAACTTGAAACAAACCGCAGCAGTATCAGCTTTATTTATTTTGGTGAATTCAATTTCTGGTATGGCCGGATTAATTACCAGGGGTGTGCAGATGAGCCATAATATGACTTGGATGATTGTGGTGGCTTTTGCCGGGGGCCTTTTGGGCTCTTATTTTGGGGCTATGAAAGCCGGCAATTTCTTTTTAAAAACTTTATTGGCATTTGTGCTTTTATTGGCATCGGTAAAATTATTGTTTACTTAA
- a CDS encoding tellurite resistance/C4-dicarboxylate transporter family protein, which translates to MEQIINDKAISASGIIAAALKDGIKNLSPSYFALVMATGIISIGAYLMDMQWIAYILFALNNGFFIVLWVLTLLRLFWFFSSFKADLTNHMAGTGFFTSVAGTCVLGIQYIIMVENYYISATLLTFGILLWLFLTYTIFTTLTTQQNKPTLDKGITGGWLTAIVATQSVSILSALIASHTPQPYRIEINFFALSMWLWGGMFYIWMISLIFYRYTFFKFSPGDLAPPYWINMGAMAISTLGGSVLIINAPDAPFLESLLPFLKGFTVFYWATGTWWIPMLIILAIWRHIYKKYPLKYDPLYWGAVFPQGMYAVCTFRMSKALHMPFLHYFYEVFIYLAILAWTVTFTGLVRFFISEIKKIKYTIALSQKLNIKEKNQLL; encoded by the coding sequence ATGGAGCAAATAATAAACGATAAAGCAATATCTGCATCAGGTATAATAGCTGCGGCTCTAAAGGACGGAATAAAAAACCTTTCGCCTTCCTATTTTGCCCTTGTGATGGCTACAGGAATTATTTCTATTGGTGCATACCTTATGGATATGCAATGGATAGCTTATATTTTGTTTGCTCTCAACAATGGTTTTTTTATTGTATTGTGGGTGTTAACCCTTCTTCGTCTCTTTTGGTTTTTTTCTTCTTTTAAAGCTGATTTAACCAACCATATGGCAGGAACGGGTTTTTTCACTTCAGTTGCCGGAACTTGTGTATTGGGTATTCAATACATTATCATGGTTGAGAATTATTATATTTCGGCTACGCTTCTTACGTTTGGAATATTATTGTGGTTGTTTTTAACCTACACGATTTTTACTACACTTACAACGCAGCAAAATAAACCTACATTAGATAAGGGTATTACCGGCGGCTGGCTTACCGCAATTGTAGCTACCCAATCAGTTTCTATTTTGAGCGCTTTAATTGCATCGCATACCCCACAGCCTTATCGTATTGAAATAAATTTTTTTGCATTATCCATGTGGTTGTGGGGCGGAATGTTTTATATATGGATGATCTCGCTGATTTTTTACCGATACACTTTTTTTAAATTTTCTCCCGGCGACCTTGCACCTCCTTATTGGATCAATATGGGGGCAATGGCCATTTCTACCCTGGGTGGTTCTGTGCTTATTATTAATGCTCCCGATGCCCCTTTTCTTGAATCACTGCTTCCTTTTTTGAAAGGCTTTACCGTTTTTTACTGGGCAACCGGAACCTGGTGGATTCCTATGCTGATTATTTTAGCCATTTGGCGGCATATTTATAAAAAATACCCGTTAAAATACGACCCTCTTTACTGGGGAGCAGTATTTCCGCAGGGAATGTATGCTGTATGTACCTTTCGTATGTCCAAAGCCTTGCACATGCCCTTTCTCCACTACTTTTACGAAGTGTTTATTTATCTCGCCATATTGGCATGGACCGTTACATTTACAGGTTTGGTTCGTTTTTTTATTTCAGAAATCAAAAAAATTAAATATACAATTGCTCTTTCTCAAAAATTAAATATTAAAGAGAAAAACCAGTTGTTGTAA